ATCCTTCTAAAATACTGTTTGCAAATTCTAAAGCATCTACCTCATCCTTATTTTCAAGACCCTTTGCTATACCTCTAAAAACTTGAGAAAGTATAACCCCTGAATTACCTCTAGCACCCATTAAAGCACCCTTGGCAAGCTTTTTTGACACTTCGCCAATTGAGCTGCTATTCATGTTCTCAATTTCTGCTGCAGCCGCTCTAAAGGTCATAGACATATTTGTTCCAGTATCTCCATCTGGAACTGGGAACACATTTAAGGAATTTACAAAAACCTTTTGATCTTCTAATTTGTTTGAAGCATTAATAACCATGTTGTAAAAATGTGTTCCATTTATTTTTAAGTATTCCATCAAATGTACCCCCTTAGACTCTTACACCTTGTACGTTAACTGTTATACTAGAAACTTTGAGTCCTGTCAAATTTTCAATATTATATTTTATCTTTTGTATTATATTATTTGCAATAACAGAAATTTTAGTTCCATATTCAACAATTATGTATAATTCAATGGATAATTCGTTATCCTTTGTATGAATTTTAACGCCCTTGCTTAGGTTTTCTCCTTTTATAAGCTCCCAGAGACCATCCTTAGCATTTTTAGAAGCCATTCCTACAACGCCATAGCATTCCATTGTTGATACACCTACAATGTTTGCAACAACTTCCTCAGAATAATTAATGTATCCATTTTCATTTTGAATATTGCCTATCATATTTAACCCTCCTTACTAAAAACACCATATAGACTATTCTATATTAAATGTTGAATTTATTCAATAAAATTAAATTTATTTAATAAGTATTTCTAATAATAATTTTATAATATACTTGCAAAAATTATACAATGTATGATAAAATAAAACATGTTTGGATTGAGAAGAGTATTCTTCACAATTTCGAAGGAGGTGTTTTCCGTGTCAAGAAGATGTGAAATATGCAATAAGGGTGTTATATCAGGACTACAAGCTAGCCATTCAAATCGTAAAACAAAAAGAAAATGGGCTCCAAACCTAAGAAGAGTTAAGGCTATAGTTAATGGGACCCCAAGCACATTACATGTTTGCACA
The genomic region above belongs to Clostridium swellfunianum and contains:
- a CDS encoding Asp23/Gls24 family envelope stress response protein — translated: MIGNIQNENGYINYSEEVVANIVGVSTMECYGVVGMASKNAKDGLWELIKGENLSKGVKIHTKDNELSIELYIIVEYGTKISVIANNIIQKIKYNIENLTGLKVSSITVNVQGVRV
- the rpmB gene encoding 50S ribosomal protein L28; translated protein: MSRRCEICNKGVISGLQASHSNRKTKRKWAPNLRRVKAIVNGTPSTLHVCTRCLRSGKVQRAV